The following proteins come from a genomic window of Candidatus Thiodiazotropha sp. CDECU1:
- a CDS encoding PilT/PilU family type 4a pilus ATPase: MDIVPYLKLMVQKNGSDLFFSTGAAPHLKTEGETRPIGSSPMQSGQVRKLAYGIMNDDQIKEYEATYECNLAISVNQLGRFRVNVYKQRGDAAMVIRYIKGVIPPVEKLNLPIILKDLIMEPRGLILVVGATGSGKSTTLAAMIEHRNQNVAGHILTIEDPIEYLYTHKKSVVDQREVGLDTLSYENALKNAMREAPDVIQIGEIREMHTMQHAIAYAETGHLCLSTLHANNSNQALDRIINFFPDTAHHQLYMDLSLNLRAVISQRLVKGINGQRIPAVEIMLLSTYISELIQKGDIHTIKEVMEQGTERGMQTFDQSLYKLYKEGKISMEEALSHADSRNNLSLKIRLSDTEGVEAPGSLGVAEDQF; encoded by the coding sequence ATGGATATCGTGCCCTATCTGAAGCTTATGGTGCAGAAAAATGGCTCAGATCTCTTTTTCAGCACCGGTGCCGCCCCCCATTTGAAAACCGAGGGTGAAACCCGCCCGATAGGGTCCTCCCCGATGCAAAGCGGACAGGTCAGAAAGCTCGCTTACGGCATCATGAACGACGATCAGATCAAGGAGTACGAAGCCACTTACGAGTGTAATCTGGCTATCTCGGTCAACCAGCTGGGCCGCTTCCGCGTCAATGTCTATAAACAGCGGGGTGATGCGGCGATGGTGATTCGCTATATCAAGGGCGTGATCCCCCCCGTAGAGAAGCTCAATCTGCCGATTATCCTCAAGGACCTGATCATGGAACCCCGCGGATTGATCCTGGTGGTTGGGGCAACCGGTTCAGGTAAATCGACTACCCTGGCAGCGATGATCGAGCACCGCAATCAAAATGTTGCCGGGCATATATTAACCATCGAGGATCCCATCGAATATCTCTACACGCATAAAAAATCCGTGGTCGATCAACGCGAGGTGGGACTCGACACACTCTCCTATGAAAATGCCCTGAAGAATGCCATGCGCGAGGCGCCGGATGTGATACAGATCGGCGAAATCCGTGAAATGCACACCATGCAGCACGCGATCGCCTACGCGGAAACCGGCCATCTGTGCCTATCGACCCTGCATGCCAACAACTCAAACCAGGCCCTTGACCGCATCATCAACTTCTTTCCCGACACAGCCCATCATCAGCTCTACATGGATCTTTCCCTCAACCTCCGTGCAGTCATATCGCAACGTCTGGTAAAGGGTATCAACGGCCAGCGCATCCCCGCGGTCGAGATCATGCTGCTGTCGACCTACATCTCAGAACTGATTCAGAAAGGGGATATTCACACCATAAAAGAGGTCATGGAACAGGGTACCGAACGGGGTATGCAGACCTTCGATCAATCCCTCTACAAACTCTACAAAGAGGGTAAGATCTCCATGGAAGAGGCGCTCTCCCATGCTGACTCGCGCAATAACCTGTCACTCAAGATACGCCTCTCCGACACCGAAGGTGTCGAAGCCCCGGGCAGCCTTGGTGTGGCCGAGGATCAATTCTGA
- a CDS encoding antibiotic biosynthesis monooxygenase: protein MEKTPDPPVTVLVTRRPKPGKEQAFEDYLTGITQAALQHQGHMGANIFRPSRPGGEYRIVFKFDRRSNLERWENSTEREEWRAIAEEVSEPRQVETISGLEAWFTLPTCAMNVHPPKYKMALLVWLGVFCLVTLLSGLLGPLISEFPRLLQTFILTALVVVCLTYAVMPLLTRLFSGWLYPNKDQN from the coding sequence ATGGAAAAAACCCCAGATCCACCCGTGACGGTGCTCGTTACCCGTCGGCCAAAACCGGGTAAGGAGCAGGCATTCGAGGACTATCTCACTGGTATAACCCAGGCTGCCTTGCAGCATCAAGGGCACATGGGGGCAAATATCTTTCGCCCATCAAGGCCAGGTGGAGAGTATCGGATAGTCTTTAAATTCGATCGACGCAGCAATCTTGAACGCTGGGAAAATTCCACTGAGCGCGAAGAGTGGCGCGCCATAGCCGAAGAGGTCAGCGAGCCCAGGCAGGTAGAGACCATTTCCGGACTCGAGGCCTGGTTCACCCTGCCGACCTGCGCCATGAATGTACATCCGCCGAAATATAAAATGGCCCTGTTGGTCTGGTTGGGTGTGTTCTGCCTGGTGACATTGCTGAGCGGCCTGCTCGGACCGCTGATATCCGAGTTCCCCAGGCTGCTGCAGACATTCATCCTGACAGCACTGGTGGTGGTCTGTCTGACCTATGCTGTGATGCCGCTCTTGACCCGGCTATTCTCTGGCTGGCTCTACCCAAACAAGGATCAGAATTGA
- a CDS encoding LytR/AlgR family response regulator transcription factor, producing MRILVVDDEALARQRLAALIKELGTPYQLVGEAANGDEALQLYDETGADLVLMDIRMPGMDGLEAARRLAESDEPPAVVFTTAYEEHALQAFESSAQDYLLKPVRRERLLTALQRSQRLTRSQLISTPPDEREVPQLHASYRGGLRTVPLDQVIYLRADSKYVMARHEEGELLLEESLKGLLERYGDWLLRIHRNALVVRRHLSGLEKGADGISRVILRGCEETLEVSRRHLPEVRRVLRGEE from the coding sequence GTGAGAATATTGGTGGTGGATGACGAAGCCCTTGCCCGGCAGCGTCTGGCTGCGTTGATCAAAGAGCTTGGTACTCCCTATCAATTGGTCGGTGAGGCCGCCAATGGGGATGAGGCTCTGCAACTCTACGACGAAACGGGTGCCGACCTGGTGTTGATGGACATACGCATGCCGGGTATGGATGGACTGGAGGCCGCACGACGTCTGGCTGAGAGCGATGAGCCACCGGCGGTGGTCTTTACCACGGCTTATGAGGAGCATGCGCTACAGGCATTTGAATCCTCTGCTCAGGACTATCTGTTGAAGCCGGTACGCCGCGAGAGGTTGCTCACGGCGCTGCAACGTAGCCAGCGACTAACCCGAAGTCAGCTTATTTCCACACCCCCGGATGAACGAGAGGTACCCCAGCTGCATGCCAGCTATCGGGGTGGATTGAGGACTGTACCCCTGGACCAGGTGATCTATCTGCGCGCCGACTCTAAATATGTCATGGCCCGGCATGAGGAGGGTGAGCTGTTGCTCGAGGAGAGCCTGAAAGGCCTGCTCGAGCGCTATGGGGACTGGCTGTTGCGCATCCACCGTAACGCCTTGGTGGTACGTCGTCACCTGTCCGGGCTGGAGAAAGGAGCTGACGGTATCTCAAGGGTGATCCTACGTGGTTGTGAGGAGACACTGGAAGTCAGCCGCCGCCATCTCCCTGAAGTGAGGCGCGTATTGCGGGGAGAGGAGTGA
- a CDS encoding zinc metalloprotease HtpX — MQRAIYQQHKVKNSLQSLLLIICLGGLCAWLAWFLGGLPMAVAMALVIVISYQINPVASPEWAMRLFRARRLAPSQAPDLYRLMSQLTQRAGLEQVPAIYYLPSDVMNAFTTGDRNNAAIAVSDGLLRRMQWRELAGVLAHELMHVVNQDTRLMAFADLTSRITGLLSLIGQLLLLINLPLMLFGQTTLPWMPILVLLVAPTLSALAQLALSRSREYEADLGAAKLTGDPMGLASALNRLEPPRHRLLERLLHPGPRIPDPSLLRTHPPTDERVARLMALTHRDVAISDRVITTQDIRALLALNPYRPRWHRNGMWY, encoded by the coding sequence ATGCAACGGGCCATCTATCAACAACACAAGGTAAAAAACAGCCTGCAATCATTGCTGTTGATCATCTGTCTGGGAGGCCTTTGTGCCTGGCTGGCCTGGTTTCTCGGCGGCCTGCCGATGGCTGTTGCAATGGCGCTGGTGATAGTGATTTCATATCAGATCAATCCGGTCGCATCGCCGGAATGGGCAATGCGCCTTTTTCGCGCTCGCAGACTCGCTCCCAGTCAAGCCCCTGACCTCTACCGACTCATGTCACAGCTGACCCAGCGTGCCGGCCTGGAACAGGTACCGGCAATCTATTATCTGCCGTCCGATGTCATGAACGCATTTACCACAGGCGATCGCAACAATGCCGCAATTGCCGTTTCAGATGGGCTGCTGCGTCGCATGCAGTGGCGGGAACTGGCCGGTGTCCTGGCCCATGAGTTGATGCATGTGGTCAACCAGGATACCAGGCTGATGGCATTCGCCGATCTCACCAGCCGCATCACCGGTCTTCTCTCCTTGATCGGACAGTTGCTGTTGCTGATCAACCTGCCACTGATGCTCTTCGGCCAGACGACCCTGCCTTGGATGCCAATTCTAGTGTTGCTGGTTGCACCCACCTTGAGTGCATTGGCACAACTCGCCCTGTCACGGAGTAGGGAATACGAGGCGGACCTGGGCGCGGCCAAACTGACAGGCGACCCAATGGGATTGGCCTCCGCCCTGAATAGACTCGAACCCCCGCGGCATCGTTTACTCGAGCGGCTGCTCCACCCCGGTCCGCGTATCCCCGATCCCTCTCTGTTGCGTACCCACCCACCTACCGATGAGCGCGTGGCGCGCCTGATGGCGCTAACCCATAGGGATGTCGCCATATCGGACAGGGTGATAACAACTCAGGATATACGCGCTCTGCTTGCACTCAATCCCTACCGCCCACGCTGGCACCGCAACGGCATGTGGTATTAA
- a CDS encoding glutathione S-transferase family protein, whose product MNGEVRLYDKPECPFCWRVRMALQRCGVEYQPYPYDDPAHLQSWRKFAPANTVPVLMIDEIVITESGVMLEYLNDSYGDLLPASARERALARGVAHYADTQVGGAVRKLVFERRQRQPREWDQEIIAEAMQEWHLALPRLEKALLESDYFVAHAGIPDYVLASRFGLAMAYGMPPPQTPLLADWFDRMAKRSEFLDTSPGVVSEALRRGWQIFA is encoded by the coding sequence ATGAACGGGGAAGTCAGGCTCTACGACAAACCTGAATGCCCCTTCTGCTGGCGGGTACGCATGGCGTTGCAACGTTGTGGTGTGGAGTATCAACCTTACCCATATGACGATCCGGCGCATCTGCAGAGTTGGCGGAAATTTGCCCCCGCTAACACTGTGCCTGTGCTCATGATCGATGAAATCGTCATCACCGAGTCAGGGGTAATGCTTGAATACCTGAACGATAGTTATGGCGATCTGTTACCCGCCTCGGCAAGGGAACGCGCCCTGGCCCGGGGAGTTGCTCACTATGCAGACACACAGGTTGGCGGGGCAGTGCGCAAGCTGGTTTTTGAACGCCGGCAGCGTCAACCGAGAGAGTGGGATCAGGAGATCATAGCCGAGGCCATGCAGGAGTGGCATCTGGCCTTGCCAAGGCTGGAGAAGGCCTTGTTGGAGTCAGATTATTTTGTAGCGCATGCCGGTATCCCCGATTATGTCCTGGCCAGCCGATTCGGTCTGGCCATGGCCTATGGTATGCCTCCACCGCAAACACCCTTGCTCGCCGATTGGTTCGATCGGATGGCCAAGCGGAGTGAATTCCTGGATACTTCGCCGGGCGTGGTGAGTGAAGCGCTGCGCCGAGGTTGGCAGATCTTTGCTTGA
- a CDS encoding AAA family ATPase — MFLKSVEIRHIRSIEHIVLDFRDSASRQGNRKWTIFLGENGTGKSTVLRSIGLVLAGSDALPFLLGEPDSWIRNGSDQASIAATLQTARNEERCLEIQFKQGMDRSGFIEHNRKGLDQLDSALAHTQRSYFVVGYGALRRLAMHDMNISRRGNDPERAQSLATLFDLDATLNPLQSWAMGLEYRDGKRGTRIIENAMNGLLPDVSFSRIDRHNGDLLFTTPDGDVPLSMLSDGYQNVAAWIGDLLYRITESFDDYKNPLKTRGLLLIDEIDAHLHPKWQRQLRKYIETKLPEFQIIGTTHSVLTAQQLEADECVILNRNEKSNAVSARTFPGVPAELQAHELLEIGFNVETLDSVRLSNDKHKYRSLYRKKSKTTRDRQELQRLAEQFSVLPERDLSFRNEAIIESQQKQRKTIEDLLAQIEGMKSGKLMLKKKTKKRVVKKKAVKKSPTKKKSRAVRKKTQ; from the coding sequence ATGTTTCTGAAATCCGTAGAAATTCGACATATCCGCTCAATCGAGCACATCGTATTGGATTTTCGGGATTCTGCATCCAGGCAAGGCAACCGCAAGTGGACCATCTTCCTGGGTGAAAACGGGACCGGAAAGAGTACGGTCCTGCGCTCGATTGGCTTGGTTCTGGCGGGCAGTGATGCCTTGCCATTCCTGCTCGGTGAACCCGATTCATGGATACGCAACGGCAGTGATCAGGCCTCAATCGCGGCAACCCTGCAGACGGCGCGCAACGAGGAGAGGTGCCTCGAGATACAGTTCAAGCAGGGGATGGATCGTTCCGGGTTTATTGAACACAATCGCAAAGGTCTCGATCAGCTCGATTCGGCGCTTGCCCATACCCAGCGCAGCTACTTTGTGGTTGGCTACGGCGCGCTACGTCGCCTGGCAATGCATGATATGAATATCAGCCGACGAGGCAATGATCCGGAACGGGCACAATCCCTGGCCACCCTGTTCGATCTGGACGCTACCCTGAACCCCTTGCAGTCCTGGGCGATGGGGCTGGAATACCGGGACGGTAAGCGTGGTACACGGATTATCGAGAATGCGATGAACGGCCTGCTGCCGGATGTGAGCTTTAGCCGTATCGATCGCCACAATGGAGATCTGCTGTTCACTACCCCGGATGGTGATGTTCCACTCAGTATGCTGAGTGACGGATACCAGAATGTAGCGGCCTGGATTGGCGATTTGCTGTATCGCATCACTGAATCTTTTGACGATTACAAAAATCCGCTGAAGACCCGTGGGTTGTTGCTGATCGATGAAATCGACGCCCATCTGCATCCGAAGTGGCAACGGCAGTTACGTAAATATATCGAAACTAAATTGCCTGAGTTCCAGATCATTGGAACCACTCATTCAGTACTGACGGCACAGCAGCTCGAAGCAGACGAATGTGTCATTTTAAACCGCAACGAGAAGAGCAATGCGGTCTCCGCGAGAACCTTCCCAGGTGTGCCAGCGGAACTGCAGGCCCATGAATTGCTTGAAATCGGATTCAATGTGGAAACGCTCGACTCAGTGAGACTGAGTAACGACAAGCACAAATATCGATCGTTGTACCGTAAGAAGTCAAAGACGACACGGGACAGGCAGGAACTGCAACGTCTTGCCGAGCAGTTCAGCGTTCTACCGGAGCGGGACCTGTCATTCAGAAATGAAGCCATCATCGAGTCGCAGCAGAAACAGCGGAAGACGATCGAGGATCTTCTTGCTCAGATAGAGGGTATGAAGTCCGGTAAATTGATGCTCAAAAAAAAGACAAAGAAGCGAGTGGTTAAGAAAAAGGCGGTCAAGAAATCGCCGACCAAGAAGAAATCCAGGGCGGTACGCAAGAAAACCCAATAG
- a CDS encoding nucleotide pyrophosphohydrolase: MPKDSLDDLNSRLKAFAQTRNWEQFHNPKNLTMAMIAECAELVEHFQWLTPEQSMNLPQEKQDEVALEMADILIYLIRCAERLDIDLIDAVERKIAINEARYPVDKVFGDARRASEYDD; this comes from the coding sequence ATGCCCAAAGACAGCCTGGATGACCTGAACAGCCGCTTAAAGGCCTTCGCCCAAACCCGCAATTGGGAGCAATTCCATAATCCGAAAAATCTCACCATGGCGATGATTGCCGAGTGTGCGGAGTTGGTCGAACATTTCCAGTGGCTGACCCCGGAACAGAGTATGAATCTCCCCCAGGAGAAGCAGGACGAGGTTGCCCTGGAAATGGCGGATATCCTGATCTACCTGATCCGATGCGCAGAACGCCTGGATATTGACCTGATCGATGCGGTTGAGCGAAAAATAGCCATCAACGAGGCACGTTATCCCGTGGACAAGGTGTTTGGCGACGCCCGACGCGCCTCTGAATATGACGATTAG
- a CDS encoding VOC family protein, with protein MIQLHHVSLLVADTRRSLAFYRDLLGLEIDPKRPDLGFPGAWLKVGDLQIHLLELNNPDSLAERPEHGGRDRHTAFMVDDLDGIRSKLDQASIDYTLSRSGRQALFCRDPDQNTIELIAAS; from the coding sequence ATGATCCAGCTCCACCATGTCAGCCTGCTGGTCGCCGACACCCGGCGTTCACTGGCATTCTACCGTGATTTATTGGGATTGGAGATCGATCCCAAGCGTCCTGATCTGGGTTTCCCCGGTGCCTGGTTGAAGGTGGGCGATCTGCAGATCCATCTGCTGGAACTCAACAATCCCGATTCCCTCGCCGAGCGTCCGGAACATGGCGGACGTGACCGCCATACCGCATTTATGGTGGATGACCTCGATGGCATACGCAGTAAGCTCGATCAGGCGAGTATTGACTACACCTTGAGCCGTTCCGGGCGACAGGCGCTGTTTTGCCGCGACCCGGATCAAAACACCATTGAGTTGATCGCCGCAAGCTAG
- the argH gene encoding argininosuccinate lyase produces MSDSHGTTKPWSGRFNEPTDAFVEAFTASVGFDQRLYKYDIQGSIAHATMLARQGILSDAECDTIVDGLEQIRTRIEQGDFSWSVSLEDVHMNIESALTEAIGEAGKKLHTGRSRNDQVATDIRLWLRDEIEQIRDAILGLQTALLDKAELEVETILPGFTHLQTAQPVSFGHHMMAWFEMLERDRERLADCNKRLNVMPLGAAALAGTTYPIDRQLTAELLGFSRPSENSLDAVSDRDFAIEFSAAASILMMHLSRFSEELIIWSSAQFGFIELSDSFCTGSSIMPQKKNPDVPELIRGKTGRIFGHLIGLLTLMKSQPLAYNKDNQEDKEPLFDSVDNLKGSLKVFADMVPAIDCRKQAMRQATMQGFATATDLADYLVRKGIPFRDAHEVVGKAVAFGVAEGRDLSQMKLQELQDFSTKIEEDVFDILTLEGSLAARDHIGGTAPNQVRNAIARARTRLGV; encoded by the coding sequence ATGAGCGACAGTCACGGGACCACGAAACCCTGGTCAGGCCGATTCAATGAACCCACCGATGCCTTTGTGGAGGCATTCACTGCATCTGTGGGCTTTGACCAGCGACTCTACAAATATGACATTCAAGGCTCCATCGCCCACGCCACCATGCTGGCCCGACAGGGCATCCTGAGCGATGCCGAGTGTGACACCATCGTGGACGGCCTGGAACAGATCCGCACCCGCATTGAACAGGGCGATTTCTCATGGTCGGTCTCCCTGGAAGATGTGCATATGAATATCGAATCCGCCCTCACCGAGGCTATCGGGGAGGCGGGTAAAAAACTTCATACCGGCCGCTCCCGCAATGATCAGGTTGCCACTGACATCCGGCTCTGGCTACGTGATGAGATCGAACAGATACGCGACGCCATCCTGGGTTTGCAGACAGCCTTGCTCGACAAGGCCGAACTGGAGGTGGAGACCATACTACCCGGGTTTACCCATCTGCAGACGGCACAGCCGGTCTCCTTCGGTCACCACATGATGGCCTGGTTCGAGATGCTGGAGCGTGACCGGGAGCGCCTGGCCGACTGCAACAAGCGGCTCAATGTCATGCCCCTGGGCGCTGCGGCACTGGCCGGCACCACCTACCCCATCGACCGCCAGCTTACCGCCGAACTGCTGGGTTTCTCACGGCCCTCGGAGAACTCCCTCGACGCCGTCTCGGACCGGGATTTCGCCATCGAATTCAGTGCCGCCGCCAGTATCCTGATGATGCACCTCTCTCGATTCTCCGAGGAGCTGATCATCTGGTCTTCCGCCCAGTTTGGATTCATCGAACTCTCCGACAGCTTCTGCACCGGTTCCTCAATCATGCCGCAGAAGAAGAACCCGGATGTCCCGGAGCTGATCAGGGGCAAGACCGGGCGTATCTTCGGCCACCTCATAGGACTGCTGACCCTGATGAAGAGCCAGCCCCTGGCCTACAACAAGGACAATCAGGAGGACAAGGAGCCGCTCTTCGACAGCGTCGACAATCTGAAAGGGTCATTGAAGGTGTTTGCCGATATGGTGCCCGCCATCGACTGTCGCAAGCAGGCTATGCGCCAGGCCACCATGCAGGGATTCGCCACCGCCACGGATCTGGCCGACTACCTCGTGCGCAAGGGGATTCCCTTTCGCGACGCCCATGAAGTGGTGGGCAAGGCAGTCGCCTTCGGTGTTGCGGAGGGTCGCGATCTCTCGCAAATGAAGCTGCAGGAGCTGCAGGATTTCTCCACTAAGATCGAGGAGGATGTATTCGACATCCTTACCCTCGAAGGCTCACTCGCCGCGCGAGACCATATCGGAGGCACCGCCCCCAACCAGGTACGAAACGCCATTGCCCGCGCCCGCACACGGCTCGGGGTCTGA
- a CDS encoding rubredoxin, whose translation MKKYQCIVCGFVYDESEGMPEEGVAAGTRWGDIPEDWECPECGVSKSDFEMVEMVA comes from the coding sequence ATGAAGAAGTATCAATGTATCGTTTGCGGATTTGTCTACGACGAGAGCGAGGGCATGCCTGAGGAGGGCGTTGCCGCCGGCACCCGATGGGGCGACATCCCGGAGGATTGGGAGTGTCCTGAATGCGGGGTGAGTAAGTCCGATTTTGAAATGGTGGAGATGGTCGCCTGA
- a CDS encoding sensor histidine kinase: MQQSDRQPERKRPADSDGKVIFIPNLCAMRPVFAVVVICELLAILLSLAMTERLSNFLPVLSLTSLMVQWIGLATAVLTCMLRPQLIRLGNWRAGFSVFFLLLGVAWLVTQMVIWMNDSMDLGMLQGIQTDLIWRVMGISAIIAILVLHYLYLQYLWRRQEEAENSARLQALYSRIRPHFLFNSMNTIASLTRSDPAMAEEVVEDLADLFRVSLGDASQLSNLGKELDLARQYLSIEHYRLGERLNLVWDLDDLPEQARIPPMIIQPLLENAVYHGIEPAAQGGTITITGRYRRNRINLSIRNTLPEADQRSHREGNQLAMENIRARLAGVYDVEASLTESNIDGDHQVRLAIPHPWWD, from the coding sequence ATGCAGCAGAGTGACAGACAACCTGAACGGAAACGACCAGCCGATTCTGATGGAAAGGTGATTTTCATCCCCAATCTCTGTGCCATGCGGCCTGTGTTCGCCGTGGTTGTGATTTGCGAACTGCTCGCCATCCTCCTCTCTTTGGCCATGACAGAAAGGCTGAGCAACTTTTTACCGGTCTTGAGCCTGACCTCGCTGATGGTGCAATGGATTGGGCTGGCCACCGCAGTGCTGACCTGTATGTTGCGTCCGCAACTCATCAGACTGGGTAATTGGCGGGCCGGTTTTAGCGTATTTTTTCTGTTGCTGGGAGTGGCCTGGCTGGTGACCCAAATGGTGATATGGATGAATGACAGCATGGATCTGGGGATGCTTCAGGGGATTCAAACAGACCTGATATGGCGGGTTATGGGTATCAGCGCCATCATCGCTATCCTGGTGCTTCACTACCTCTATCTGCAATACCTGTGGCGGCGCCAGGAGGAGGCTGAGAACAGTGCGCGACTGCAGGCCCTCTACTCCCGCATTCGTCCCCATTTCCTCTTCAACAGCATGAACACCATCGCCAGCCTCACCCGCAGTGATCCGGCGATGGCCGAAGAGGTGGTGGAGGACCTGGCGGACCTGTTCCGGGTCTCCCTTGGCGATGCCAGCCAGCTCTCAAACCTGGGTAAGGAGCTGGATCTGGCGCGCCAGTATCTGAGTATCGAACACTATCGCTTAGGCGAGCGGTTGAATCTGGTATGGGATCTCGATGACCTGCCGGAACAGGCCAGGATCCCGCCCATGATCATACAACCGTTACTGGAGAATGCGGTCTACCATGGTATTGAACCCGCCGCCCAGGGAGGTACGATCACGATTACAGGCCGTTATCGGCGCAATCGGATAAATTTGAGTATTCGTAACACCCTGCCGGAAGCGGATCAGCGAAGCCATCGTGAGGGCAATCAATTGGCGATGGAGAATATTCGTGCACGCCTCGCCGGGGTGTACGATGTGGAGGCGAGTCTGACCGAATCGAACATCGATGGAGATCATCAGGTGAGACTGGCGATTCCACATCCTTGGTGGGATTAG
- a CDS encoding 2-hydroxychromene-2-carboxylate isomerase, translated as MITEPADVYLYFNFRSPYCYLASKTIWRIFDGYRTNLIWRPLGGWDGRSPPEVAVKRLPIARQDMARFARRLGIPVNPPPKTTDPTLAGAGSLLAEEKGLLRPYIVEVMRKEWAEGKDIGELEVLLDVGSEIGLDRDELADAAQDPVRQATLAQNWSEAEEKGAVGVPTFICEDQIFWGQDRIEFVMEYLQERRLSRI; from the coding sequence ATGATCACCGAACCAGCCGACGTCTATCTCTATTTCAACTTCCGCAGTCCCTACTGCTATCTGGCAAGTAAAACCATCTGGCGTATCTTTGATGGCTATCGTACCAATCTGATATGGCGTCCATTGGGTGGCTGGGATGGGCGTTCGCCACCGGAGGTGGCGGTTAAGCGGCTCCCGATCGCGCGCCAGGATATGGCGCGCTTCGCCAGGCGCCTGGGTATCCCCGTCAATCCCCCGCCGAAAACCACTGATCCAACTCTGGCCGGAGCGGGCTCTCTGTTGGCGGAGGAGAAGGGATTGCTGCGCCCGTACATTGTCGAGGTGATGCGCAAGGAGTGGGCCGAGGGTAAGGATATCGGTGAGCTCGAAGTGTTACTCGATGTGGGCAGCGAGATCGGATTGGATCGGGATGAGTTGGCCGATGCGGCCCAGGACCCTGTGCGTCAAGCCACATTGGCGCAAAACTGGAGCGAGGCCGAGGAGAAGGGGGCGGTTGGAGTGCCCACCTTCATTTGCGAAGATCAGATCTTCTGGGGGCAGGATCGTATCGAGTTTGTCATGGAATACCTGCAGGAGAGGAGATTGTCCCGAATATGA